GCAATGGTGACTTATAAGAAAATAATGCTTCGGATTAACACTGCGATTTGATTTTTTCAATTTCGCTTGATGGAATATTCACCCAGTCCACTTTCCCGGCGAGAGATAGCTCCACACCAAGACCAGATCGTACGATAGTAACTATGTGATTGTACCAATCAGAGCACGTCCACTCTCTCAATGGAGTAGACTTAAATCCTAAATACTTTTCGTCCCAATACACACCAGCCGCTTCTCTATAGACATATTGGTAGGTAGTATTACCTTTTCCAACTAGCCCTAAAATCAGCTCTCCGGTATTAAGAAGTTCTACTCTGTCAATTGTTTCATGATTCATTGAGTTGGGATTTATCGTCCTAAATATCTCTATCAATAAGAAGTCGATCTGCTTTCTGCAATTCGTGACTTATGAGAAACATCAACCTGAAACCATACCTTCTCTTCGTGGGTCAGTAATTGGATAAATGCCTTTCTCTAGAAGTAATTCACAAAGCTCAAATGACCCATGATCTTTTGCGTATCCATACTCTCCTTCTGTGATCCCACAAACTTGTAGAAAATCGAATTCACCAGATACCAAATCGATACTTTCTGGATATTCAGTAGGCTTCCCAATTATTAAATGGGTGATGTTGGGGGCTATTGGTTGTGGAATTCTTGCTCCATAATCAAGTAGAGGCTTGTCACCAAACTTACCAACAGAAAGCAAAATATTATAGGCAATTAGAGACTGCACAAGCGGTATTGCCCAAGACTCATCACATTCTGTTTCTAGTAAAATCTCAGTGCCTAGTCCAGAGTATTCTTCCCTTGTTTCAGACTCCCAAGGATTTGACATGCCAGAGGAAACATAAATCCACGTTTGTCTGTTTCCATTCGGTGGGGACTTAAAAACACCGCTATGAAGCCAACGTGGGTCTACTTCTTCACACCCAAATTGATTTTGAAAAAGTTCAAATTGTAGAGTGTAAATACCTTCTCCGATATCTCCGAAAAGATTGACGTAAACATCATTTTCTCTTTGTTCCCACGCTTGGTCTAAAAGGCTCATACCCTACCTTTAATCTATCCTAAATATGCCGCAATCCAATGAACGCAAAACGTTCTAATAATGGTGATTTACGAGAATAGTTACTTTCGTCTATCAATGTAACGATTAATCCTCAACTTCACCCCATCCCTAGAGAAATAGCTGCGCTTTAATTCAGGTGCAATATCAATGTTTTTTGTCTTGAACAATGTCTTGTTATCTAAATCATACACAAACCGATCACCTGAAAAGCCTCCACCTTCAAATGGTTCGCCACCAACTGCCTTAATCACTAATATTCGTGGCGAATACCCCATATATCTCTCCGAGAATGCAATCAATTCATTTGTGTGCATATCGGATATTTCTATTCTGTCTGCCCAAACAAAAGGTTTCTGCCAAAACCATAACGAAACGGGATCAAGACTTACGTGGTAATTGAGTTTAGGAAGCGCACTTGACTCATTAAAAATTTCAGGAATATCGCCTTTCCCATAACGATATAGATATATCTTCCCATCCGGCCCATTCATGGCGAGAGTGTCGAGATGTTCGCCATCGAGCAGATGATCAATCATCCACAACCGATAGTTTTCAGAATATCCTGGCCAAACGTTATCCTCCCAATAAAGACTGCCGGGAGCATCGACCGTGCGGCTAATCTGCTGTAGGGGTTGTCGAGTAAGCTCGTAGTATTTCAGCAGAGACAACTGGATGATGATGTCATAAGTTGGAAAGAGCAGGACGATAGCTACTGTCAGCCAAGTTAACCAACGACGTTTGAATATCTTTTTAACCGCAACGATAATAACTATGGAAACGAAAATGTAGACAACAAACATGACAAGATAGGCTATGCCCATCAATACCTCCTACTAAACAATAAAAAACCACCCTGCATACGGAGTGGCTTCAATCAATCCAACAGCCCCCTCCGGCTACAGATTCTTATAAACCTACATAAACAATAGAAATCACTGTACAGAAAATATATTAATCGGTCAAACAGAGGTCTTTCTTATTTATCCTCCTATTTATAATCAGGAGTTCAAAACTCTCGGTTTTCGGTGTTTCCTACAAACCCTGACAAATAAAAAATGGATTCTCGATCAAGTCGGGGACAACAACTAATCCCCCTTTCCTTTCTTCTTCACCGACATCGCCGTTTTGACCATTTTGCCAAACGCTTTATCCTTCCGCCGTTTTTCGACTAGCGTTTCACTCATCCGTTTCTGCTCAGCCTGCAGTTTGAGATAGTTTTCGACCCGGCGCGGATCGAGTTCTTCGTTTTCGAGCGCAGTTTCGATGGCACAGCCCTTCTCGCCTTCGTGCTGGCAATCACGGAATTTGCATAGCCGGGCGACCGCTTCGACCTCATCAAACACCTCGGCAATGCCTTCGACACATTCACTCAACTGCAGCTCACGCATCCCGGGGCTATCGAGAAGCAGGCCGCCATCGGGAAGAAAATGGAGTGAGCGCGACGTTGTCGTATGCCGGCCCCTGGCGTCGGCATCCCGGATCTCACCGGTTGCCTGGCGCTGTTCACCGCAAAGGGAATTGATGATCGTCGATTTACCGACGCCGGATGAACCGACCAGGGCGACAGTTTGCCCGACACTACACCAGGTGCGCAGATTTTCCACCGAGTCATGATCGCGGGAATTGACCAGTTCGACAACGAGTCCGGGTCTCAGGGATTCAGCTTCCTGCCGGAAGGCATCAACCGAATCGATTAAATCAACTTTTGTTAAAACCAGCACCGGCTCAACACCGGCATCGAGAGCCAGCGCGAGATAGCGCTCAAGTCTTGAAAGATTAAAGTCCCGGTTGCAAGAGGTCACAATAAACAGCGTATCGACATTGGCCGCCAGCAACTGAACCCTGGCGTCCCGACCGGACGCCATGCGCCGAAACAACGATTTTCTTTGCAGTAATGAAACAGGTTGATGCGTCTCCGACTCAATCAGCAACCAGTCACCAATTGTCGGCAGGTCCTCCGGCTCAAGATGCTTCCAGGTTCCCGGCAGAGAGACCTGATCGCGGCCATCTACTCCGATGATATCGATCAACTGTCCGTGGGTGGCGAATATACGGGCTGGTGAATAAAGTTCGAGTTCTTCGATGGAGAGCTGTTGCTGGAAAAAATGACTCCAGCCGAGTTCAGGTAATCCGTAAAGCGGTTCAGTCATGAGTATAATCCAACCTGGTGAGCGGCAATCACCGCCTGCCCCAGGGCCAGCCCGCCATCATTCGGCGGCACCCGGGAATGACTCAGTACGGTAAAGCCGTCATCCTGAAGTGACTGCACAACCTTCTCCGTCAGTAAAATGTTCTGGAACACGCCGCCGGAAAGTGCGACCGTTTCCAGGCCGGTGATATTCCAGATATGGCGCGTCGCCGAAAGCACGACATTGGTTATCGTATTATGAAAACGGCCGCCGATATCAGCGGTTGTTTCACCATTGAGCACATCATCAACGATCGCCGTGATCATTGCATCGTAGTCAAGGCAGAATCCGCCGGCGTCCTTGACCAGGTTGAAGGGGTAGCATCCGTCGGCCATCGGGTCGGAAACCTGTTCGAGCTCAAGAGCAGCCTGCCCTTCATAACTGACTTCGCCGCGCAAACCGACCAGTGCGGAAACGGCATCAAACAGACGACCACAACTCGAGGTCAATGGTGAGTTCAACCCTTTTTCAATCATCTGCTGAAACAGCTGCAATTCTTTTTTCGATATGGCCTTGACCAGCGGAAGATCGGGCAACTTGTCGCCATACACCCGGAACAGGTAACTCAAAGCCATCCGGTATGGTTCACGGACCGCTGAATCGCCGCCCGGCATTGCAATGTGGGAAAAATGACCCATCCGCTTGAAACTGCGATAACCGCCGACAAGAAACTCACCACCCCAGATCTTGCCGTCAATGCCAAGACCGAGACCGTCAAAAATGACGCCGATCGCGTCGCCATCAAAGCTATTTTCAGCAAGACAACTGGCGAGATGAGCATGGTGGTGCTGAACCGGCACCCGCTCGATTCCGGCTAGTTCCTCGGCGTATCGGGTCGAGTAAAAATCGGGATGGAGATCGTGGGCAACCGCCACCGGTGTAACCTCGAGAATCTCTTCAAGATGACCGATCGAGCGGCAAAAAGATTCATAAACGTCAACGTTCTTCAGATCACCGATATGCTGGCCCAGATACGCCCTGTCGCCCCGGGTCAGACAAAACGTGTTTTTCAGTTCGGCGCCGGTCGCCAGAACCGGCGGCATCTTATCGCTTAAAGCCAGCGACCGCGGAACATACCCCCTGGAACGACGCAACATCATGGTCTTTCCCGAAACAATACGGACTATCGAGTCATCGGAGCGTGTCTGAATCCGCCGATTATGGGTCAGGAAACAATCGGCGATACCGGCAAGGCGGTTGCGGGCATCAATGTCTTCGAAAGCAATCGGTTCATCCGAAACATTGCCGCTGGTCATGACCAGGGCCCTGAACTGACCCTGAAGCAGCAGATAATGGAGTGGCGCATAAGGGAGCATCACCCCGAAATAATTGTTTCGGGGTGAAACACTTTCGCCAATGCCGCTGTTCTCTTTTTTCCGTAAAAGGACAATCGGCCGCTCGACACCGGCCAGCAGTTTCACTTCGTCCGGATCGGCAAGCGTATAGGTGAGAATCTCGTCGATAGAACAGGACATCAACGCAAACGGTTTTTCATCGCGCTCTTTGCGTCTACGCAGCTCATCTATGGCCGCATTGTTTTCAGTATCGACGGCAAGATGGTACCCGCCAATCCCTTTAACGGCAACGATCTGTCCCTTTTTCAAGGCAGCGATTGCGGCGGCAACCGGATCTGCCGTTTCGATCTCACCGCCGGCAGCATCGAGCAGGCGCACCTGCGGACCGCACACCGGACAAGCATTCGGCTGAGCATGAAACCTCCGGGATTGCGGGTCATCGTATTCCTCCTGACAAGCCTGACACATCTTGAAATCGATCATGGTTGTCTGGGGACGATCATAAGGGATACCGGTGACAATGCTGTATCGGGGACCACAATTGGTGCAGTTGATGAAAGGGTAACGGTAGCGCCGGTCGGCAGAATCAAAAAGTTCGCTCAGGCAGTCGTCGCAAACAAAGGTGTCGGGAGATATTTGCGCTTCGGTGGAGCCGGGAGCATCGTCGCTCACGAGAATGGCAAAGGACTGGTCTCCGGCCGCTGCAATGTCGGAAACGTCAAACCGCGAAATCGAAGCGAGCGGCGGGATATCGGACCGGACCGACCAGAGAAACCCGGCCAGCTTTTC
This region of Desulfuromonas sp. genomic DNA includes:
- the rsgA gene encoding ribosome small subunit-dependent GTPase A, with protein sequence MTEPLYGLPELGWSHFFQQQLSIEELELYSPARIFATHGQLIDIIGVDGRDQVSLPGTWKHLEPEDLPTIGDWLLIESETHQPVSLLQRKSLFRRMASGRDARVQLLAANVDTLFIVTSCNRDFNLSRLERYLALALDAGVEPVLVLTKVDLIDSVDAFRQEAESLRPGLVVELVNSRDHDSVENLRTWCSVGQTVALVGSSGVGKSTIINSLCGEQRQATGEIRDADARGRHTTTSRSLHFLPDGGLLLDSPGMRELQLSECVEGIAEVFDEVEAVARLCKFRDCQHEGEKGCAIETALENEELDPRRVENYLKLQAEQKRMSETLVEKRRKDKAFGKMVKTAMSVKKKGKGD
- the hypF gene encoding carbamoyltransferase HypF is translated as MILRKRIEIEGVVQGVGFRPFVYKMAQHWGISGFVLNNRRGVTIEAEGPFEKLAGFLWSVRSDIPPLASISRFDVSDIAAAGDQSFAILVSDDAPGSTEAQISPDTFVCDDCLSELFDSADRRYRYPFINCTNCGPRYSIVTGIPYDRPQTTMIDFKMCQACQEEYDDPQSRRFHAQPNACPVCGPQVRLLDAAGGEIETADPVAAAIAALKKGQIVAVKGIGGYHLAVDTENNAAIDELRRRKERDEKPFALMSCSIDEILTYTLADPDEVKLLAGVERPIVLLRKKENSGIGESVSPRNNYFGVMLPYAPLHYLLLQGQFRALVMTSGNVSDEPIAFEDIDARNRLAGIADCFLTHNRRIQTRSDDSIVRIVSGKTMMLRRSRGYVPRSLALSDKMPPVLATGAELKNTFCLTRGDRAYLGQHIGDLKNVDVYESFCRSIGHLEEILEVTPVAVAHDLHPDFYSTRYAEELAGIERVPVQHHHAHLASCLAENSFDGDAIGVIFDGLGLGIDGKIWGGEFLVGGYRSFKRMGHFSHIAMPGGDSAVREPYRMALSYLFRVYGDKLPDLPLVKAISKKELQLFQQMIEKGLNSPLTSSCGRLFDAVSALVGLRGEVSYEGQAALELEQVSDPMADGCYPFNLVKDAGGFCLDYDAMITAIVDDVLNGETTADIGGRFHNTITNVVLSATRHIWNITGLETVALSGGVFQNILLTEKVVQSLQDDGFTVLSHSRVPPNDGGLALGQAVIAAHQVGLYS